The genomic region AATCCAGGTCCTCGCGGGATTCTTTAGCCGAAGAAGACGAACAACCCCCGAAAACTAGTTATTTTAACGTAACTATTAAATCCCAACCAACCGCGAAACAAGAACCAGCTTCATCGGTGGATTATGTTAGAAAAGAAGGACCAAGACTTCTTCATGATCCAGCATCCCCGATGTCATCGAGACTCCAAGAGCCCGAACGAGATCCACCAAGAAGATATTATCAAGGAATTACGGAGTGGTCCGAACGAAGACATCAAGAAAATTACGCAACGGAACCAAGGAGATTTTCACCGAGTAGAGAATACCAAAGATCTCCAGTTCCTGATTATCGGATTTCCCCCGAAAGAAGAATATCGCCGTTTAGGGAAACAACGCCGACTCCTCCACAAAGAAAAAAGGCTTTAGAAAGACGGCAAAGGGTTTCCCAAGAAAGCCGGTATGATAGCGGGTATAGAACGCCGTCGAGAAATGATACTAAAGAAAGTAGAGAAGAACCGTTAGAAGAACCACCCCCTGATTATTCACCGCCAAGTCCGCCAACGATGCcggaaaaaaagtttcaaaaaactCGGTTTGCTGCTGAACCAACTAAACATAAAAGTGGCAATATTAtaggtaaataattaaaaaatgttatttatttattaattatgattaattaTCATTCGATATTCTTTTTTAGGTCAATCAATAAGAAAACTTGTCGGTAAAATTCGTTCAGCTAGCGCTGAAAGAAAAGCTAAACAAAGAGCAAAAAGATCTCCATCGCCATCATATCAAAAAGGCCACGTTATCGATAAAGATATTAATCACCACGATATTGATCGAAGAAGAACTTCAAGTCCAGTTCATCGCTACTATTTAGGAGAAGATCCATTTGGGGGGTCAATTTACGGCAGGGAGAATAAATACGACGGAGTCCGACCAGTTCGGACATCAAGGAGACTaaaggaagaagaaaataGGTAAAAAAGTAACACTCTTGACACAAATTTATAGACCTTGCCTAATAAGTATTTCCACAACCAACTTGAACCACATCTAAACAAGTTTAAAAAGATTACGCATCGCAAAAGAATCCAATCCTAATCGAGTATCATGCGTGGTCACTATTTCCCACttcttttcgattttttatttaatcggTGTCGCCCGGGAAATTTACCAGTTGATTATAAAACTTGATCTAATcaagttattttttgttcttataGATCCCAAAGTACTTTGGGACGATTTAGTAAAAGTACTGGAAGGTTAGTGAGTACACCAAGAGTTTCTCAAACTTTACCAAGACACGCAAGCAAAAAAGAAGACAACACCATCAACGTTTCGATTATTAACACGCAACGTCCCATCATTAACGGAGGCCCCGCAAAACCAGCGAGGACTTATAAATCAAACTTATCGCGAAGTCAAAGTTTTAATGTTCAACCCGGCGATTTAAACGCAAGAAGAGCCATGCATAAATCAAATCCACAATTAAATCGTCTCGATGAAGTCCCGGCGGGGTTAAAAAGCCCGGCTTTAATTTCAAGTATTAATAGGAGCCAACAAAATCTAACCGAAAGCGTTGAAGAAACTTACTCGAGTAATCGGTACGAAAGAAATAACGGTTATAATCAAGATAGTAATAAAAGGATGTTTATGAAGAATCTTAAGGATCGAGCAcctgaattatttaaaactttacacgataataacgaagataattataataatagaaGGGGTTACGATATTTATGAACCCCCAACCCGTTTAAGAGATACAGGACTTAACACTGGAGTTGTTAATACTGGACTTCCAAGTACTGGTTCAACAGGTAGAGTTATTCGAAGAGGATCAACATCGAGTAATGATTATTCAGAAACGTATCATACAACTTCGAGGAACGATGATCCAAAAAATCCTAGTATTACAAATACGGTGCAAAGTTTTAGTAAGAAAACGATTCCGAGTAGGGATGGGAGAAGTTTGGAGACTATTGAGTCGACCGAAAAGAAATCGATAACTAAAAGTCATTATGTTGGGCCGTCCAcgacaaataaatattacgaGGATCGAAAGTATACTTCGAGTCCGGTCGTTATTGAAGTGAGAAATTACAGgaaataacttattttaattaattcgagTTAATATTAACAAAGAGCTTATTTTAACTAATCAATGTTTAACTGCCACGAATCAcgtatttgtttttattacgaGAAAGATACACTTTTGTatagtattattaattttttttctgtataaatatgttaattataaataatatattgcttaagttttatttattttataatttataaatctcTTTCCCAACCTTCAACTCCAAAGCAGATTCAATGTAGATGTGACCTGCTAATTGAGACTCATCTTATTTTATgggaaaatttttgttaagtaTTTGGGGTTGCCTCTGGGCAGAAAATATACGTTCCGAGACAATAAAGTTCACTACCATGCCACATAATAGCAATTGTGGTTAATCACATAGCAGGCGCAAACTACTGATGGAGATGTCAAATATTATCATGCTGTACTTACCAAAACAAACGTAGAGGACTCGTCTTGGTGCAGAGGAGAGACGATCTGTGCTCATAGTCCTACTGTGTCTGCATCTACGGTGCTGGTGATTGCTTTGATTCCTCCCATATATCTCAGTTGCTGAAAAAATAGATCTATGACACATAAAGCTAGAACTGGGCTAAGATGCGAGAAAAGAGAAACCACCTAAGAATAAATGCTGGGGTAGGTTGACTCATCCCaaacatatacagggtgtctcagcgagaccggtcattagacgtttctggggttctggccaaacaaaaaatttgagaatgcagacttaagtattatcaattacgttctcttcatctaaaatatttttagatttctagcacttccggttataccggaagtcgccacctactttatttttttaaatgcaacACCCtgcatatttttacatatttggatttgtctgttttgaaggtttataaataactttactttttgcaatttgaaccagcaattcttgcgttattcgaatttttctagaaaaatttgctccagcggacatttgttcaaaaaatcatagaacactcaatttttgagatatcaatttaggattcagaacatgcttaaacaac from Onthophagus taurus isolate NC chromosome 5, IU_Otau_3.0, whole genome shotgun sequence harbors:
- the LOC111426154 gene encoding serine/arginine repetitive matrix protein 1 isoform X3 produces the protein MSKGVGSSGDSLIVWSVQVRSWSVIVVFSLLRPAVLRSRRKLSGFEGCSELKASFLCVTDVSDLVLDDYLAAVKTGEQDLRRVLRTIDKSGTISTGPRLIRDTNKSKKVTDTEETRQLSSIREDGRIVTETERTTEHEELKDDELPHDAPDKDVHLENSQRYFKSRDQEQVDYISNGVKIGEEMRYKGETIEVERHGNGIDEPDFDSLSARARRRNLNRPPRRYRDLLPSASPMDRKDALTRRPLDFDQEEETRKMETSKWLENHFGSESRSSRDSLAEEDEQPPKTSYFNVTIKSQPTAKQEPASSVDYVRKEGPRLLHDPASPMSSRLQEPERDPPRRYYQGITEWSERRHQENYATEPRRFSPSREYQRSPVPDYRISPERRISPFRETTPTPPQRKKALERRQRVSQESRYDSGYRTPSRNDTKESREEPLEEPPPDYSPPSPPTMPEKKFQKTRFAAEPTKHKSGNIIGQSIRKLVGKIRSASAERKAKQRAKRSPSPSYQKGHVIDKDINHHDIDRRRTSSPVHRYYLGEDPFGGSIYGRENKYDGVRPVRTSRRLKEEENRSQSTLGRFSKSTGRLVSTPRVSQTLPRHASKKEDNTINVSIINTQRPIINGGPAKPARTYKSNLSRSQSFNVQPGDLNARRAMHKSNPQLNRLDEVPAGLKSPALISSINRSQQNLTESVEETYSSNRYERNNGYNQDSNKRMFMKNLKDRAPELFKTLHDNNEDNYNNRRGYDIYEPPTRLRDTGLNTGVVNTGLPSTGSTGRVIRRGSTSSNDYSETYHTTSRNDDPKNPSITNTVQSFSKKTIPSRDGRSLETIESTEKKSITKSHYVGPSTTNKYYEDRKYTSSPVVIEVRNYRK
- the LOC111426154 gene encoding caldesmon isoform X2, which produces MTEVADLLQTDQKIISERKYDAGPPIGLELIEPGEAIATTKEEEWVSKKKTEVINTKQIETRVKRQVVLEDGKVVEDSGPVVTTNTTQDTETQEHHQTELRKLGEDDEENHPALKDVDQLDNTSKWVVVPNPDGVVREVKERRVVSREEKEEVKETEDIQHLGDITDEDYLAAVKTGEQDLRRVLRTIDKSGTISTGPRLIRDTNKSKKVTDTEETRQLSSIREDGRIVTETERTTEHEELKDDELPHDAPDKDVHLENSQRYFKSRDQEQVDYISNGVKIGEEMRYKGETIEVERHGNGIDEPDFDSLSARARRRNLNRPPRRYRDLLPSASPMDRKDALTRRPLDFDQEEETRKMETSKWLENHFGSESRSSRDSLAEEDEQPPKTSYFNVTIKSQPTAKQEPASSVDYVRKEGPRLLHDPASPMSSRLQEPERDPPRRYYQGITEWSERRHQENYATEPRRFSPSREYQRSPVPDYRISPERRISPFRETTPTPPQRKKALERRQRVSQESRYDSGYRTPSRNDTKESREEPLEEPPPDYSPPSPPTMPEKKFQKTRFAAEPTKHKSGNIIGQSIRKLVGKIRSASAERKAKQRAKRSPSPSYQKGHVIDKDINHHDIDRRRTSSPVHRYYLGEDPFGGSIYGRENKYDGVRPVRTSRRLKEEENRSQSTLGRFSKSTGRLVSTPRVSQTLPRHASKKEDNTINVSIINTQRPIINGGPAKPARTYKSNLSRSQSFNVQPGDLNARRAMHKSNPQLNRLDEVPAGLKSPALISSINRSQQNLTESVEETYSSNRYERNNGYNQDSNKRMFMKNLKDRAPELFKTLHDNNEDNYNNRRGYDIYEPPTRLRDTGLNTGVVNTGLPSTGSTGRVIRRGSTSSNDYSETYHTTSRNDDPKNPSITNTVQSFSKKTIPSRDGRSLETIESTEKKSITKSHYVGPSTTNKYYEDRKYTSSPVVIEVRNYRK
- the LOC111426154 gene encoding neurofilament heavy polypeptide isoform X1, translated to MVVIVFIQDLGGPHIRHPPKKVSFISYVHFKPKFFLSQIEPGEAIATTKEEEWVSKKKTEVINTKQIETRVKRQVVLEDGKVVEDSGPVVTTNTTQDTETQEHHQTELRKLGEDDEENHPALKDVDQLDNTSKWVVVPNPDGVVREVKERRVVSREEKEEVKETEDIQHLGDITDEDYLAAVKTGEQDLRRVLRTIDKSGTISTGPRLIRDTNKSKKVTDTEETRQLSSIREDGRIVTETERTTEHEELKDDELPHDAPDKDVHLENSQRYFKSRDQEQVDYISNGVKIGEEMRYKGETIEVERHGNGIDEPDFDSLSARARRRNLNRPPRRYRDLLPSASPMDRKDALTRRPLDFDQEEETRKMETSKWLENHFGSESRSSRDSLAEEDEQPPKTSYFNVTIKSQPTAKQEPASSVDYVRKEGPRLLHDPASPMSSRLQEPERDPPRRYYQGITEWSERRHQENYATEPRRFSPSREYQRSPVPDYRISPERRISPFRETTPTPPQRKKALERRQRVSQESRYDSGYRTPSRNDTKESREEPLEEPPPDYSPPSPPTMPEKKFQKTRFAAEPTKHKSGNIIGQSIRKLVGKIRSASAERKAKQRAKRSPSPSYQKGHVIDKDINHHDIDRRRTSSPVHRYYLGEDPFGGSIYGRENKYDGVRPVRTSRRLKEEENRSQSTLGRFSKSTGRLVSTPRVSQTLPRHASKKEDNTINVSIINTQRPIINGGPAKPARTYKSNLSRSQSFNVQPGDLNARRAMHKSNPQLNRLDEVPAGLKSPALISSINRSQQNLTESVEETYSSNRYERNNGYNQDSNKRMFMKNLKDRAPELFKTLHDNNEDNYNNRRGYDIYEPPTRLRDTGLNTGVVNTGLPSTGSTGRVIRRGSTSSNDYSETYHTTSRNDDPKNPSITNTVQSFSKKTIPSRDGRSLETIESTEKKSITKSHYVGPSTTNKYYEDRKYTSSPVVIEVRNYRK